In Candidatus Methylacidiphilales bacterium, the DNA window TGCCCCTCCCGAGCGCATCTTCAAATCCGATCCCTTCACCGAGAAATGGGGCCAGAACTGGGGCATCCCGCACTATCGGTGGGATGTGCTCCGGGAGTTGGACTACGACTGGTGGCGGCAGCGTGTGGCGACAGTCCGCTCGATTTTCCACCTCTTCCGCATCGACCATATCCTGGGTTTCTACCGCATCTACAGTTTTCCCTGGCGTCCGCAGCGCAATGACGAATTCCTCCCCTTGTCCGAGGAGGAGGCCCGGGTGCGCACCGGTGGGCGCTTGCCGGGTTTCCTGCCCCGGGGGGATGACAGTCTGGAAGATCGTCTGGCCAACCGGCAGGGGGGCGAGGTGTTGCTGCGGATGGTATTGGAAGAAGTCGGTGAATTCCGGCTGGTGGGCGAGGATCTGGGCGTGGTGCCGGATTACGTACGGCCCAGTCTGGCGTCGTTGGGCATTGCCGGCTTCAAGATCCCGATGTGGGAGACCGCCCCCAACGGAAGCCTTCTGCCCGGATCAGGTTACGAACGCCTGTCCCTGGCCACTTACGCCACCCATGACCACGACCCGCTGCGGACGATGTGGGAAAAATGGGACGCCATCCTGGCGGCGGCGGCCGCAGGAGACAAGGAGGCCGGGGCCAAGGCGGAAGGGGTGCGGGCGCAGATGCAGCAGCTATTGGATTTCGCCGACACCGGCTGGCGCGCCGGGGAAGTGGCCTTCGACGACGCCCTGCGCGAGGCCCTGCTCACGGCCCTTTTCCATTCCAATTCGTGGATCGCGGTGGCCATGATCACCGATCTTTTCGGAACGACCGAGCGCTTCAATGTTCCCGGTGCGGTGGCCGACTCCAATTGGACACGCCGGATGGACCAGACGGTGGCCGACTGGGAGCGCGATACGGGTCTGAACCAAAAAATGGAGCGCCTGGCCCGGATCATCCGTGCTTCCGGACGGGCCCCCCGGGTG includes these proteins:
- a CDS encoding 4-alpha-glucanotransferase, with translation MNIHPEQKVAGVLVPVFALRREGDLGIGDTAALIEFIHWARRHALHLVQILPINETGADNSPYNAISSTALDPVLLRTDPEGLVDLDPAAFAEECARYDLISLRSGPVDYGRVKALKLALLWRAFEAFENDIPAQAPRARAFAAFRQSKAEWMEDYALFRVLMEEQRTEQWDLWPLDIRKVASARRWLEAQNGERRRHLARQMKFHIYVQWQAFLQWDEVRQLCDRLGVALMGDVPIGVSYYSADVFSRGEIFELDWSGGAPPERIFKSDPFTEKWGQNWGIPHYRWDVLRELDYDWWRQRVATVRSIFHLFRIDHILGFYRIYSFPWRPQRNDEFLPLSEEEARVRTGGRLPGFLPRGDDSLEDRLANRQGGEVLLRMVLEEVGEFRLVGEDLGVVPDYVRPSLASLGIAGFKIPMWETAPNGSLLPGSGYERLSLATYATHDHDPLRTMWEKWDAILAAAAAGDKEAGAKAEGVRAQMQQLLDFADTGWRAGEVAFDDALREALLTALFHSNSWIAVAMITDLFGTTERFNVPGAVADSNWTRRMDQTVADWERDTGLNQKMERLARIIRASGRAPRVVRPECAETAVLTVSPVT